The following are from one region of the Isoalcanivorax indicus genome:
- a CDS encoding helix-turn-helix domain-containing protein: protein MFPLIDTASLSPGDQFAFYEAALQARLAPFRLDRRGAANAPFVARLRARSLAGMDLVHGQGGAHAIGQNRACGAANPYRYGLVMALHGCVAVQTLAGRTDVIAPGTLILTDNHHLPGALSFPRRMNVLTLQVPAGRLPPQATARLAAGPVLFNPAQRHPAAPHARLLACFMAGLPRLSIQKRSQQHSRPPHSVQSQTEEAAHADQLSGLLTLALREQGIVGEAPLTHGDMDQVYARAADMLMARRLHCASLTPARLAAELGISERHLFRVLADTGQRFGPRLRQQRLAAAAADLADPLQAHRSVLDIAVAQGFVNQSHFSRAFRDTYGCAPGVWRTRRHPTMSV, encoded by the coding sequence TGCCCTACAGGCGCGCCTCGCGCCGTTCCGGCTGGACCGCCGCGGTGCGGCGAACGCGCCCTTTGTGGCGCGCTTGCGGGCGCGATCCCTGGCCGGCATGGATCTGGTGCACGGGCAGGGCGGCGCCCACGCCATCGGCCAGAACCGGGCCTGTGGCGCCGCCAACCCCTATCGCTACGGCCTGGTGATGGCCTTGCACGGCTGCGTTGCTGTGCAAACACTGGCGGGGCGTACCGATGTCATCGCCCCCGGCACACTGATTCTCACCGACAACCATCATTTGCCCGGCGCCTTGTCTTTCCCGCGCCGCATGAACGTGCTGACCCTGCAGGTGCCCGCCGGGCGTTTACCGCCGCAAGCGACAGCGCGCCTCGCGGCCGGGCCGGTGTTGTTCAATCCTGCACAGCGTCACCCTGCGGCGCCCCATGCTCGCCTGTTGGCCTGCTTCATGGCGGGCTTGCCGCGTCTGTCTATCCAGAAGCGCTCTCAACAGCACTCTCGGCCGCCGCACTCTGTGCAGAGTCAGACCGAAGAGGCCGCGCACGCTGATCAACTCAGCGGCCTGCTGACCCTCGCCTTGCGCGAACAGGGCATTGTCGGCGAGGCGCCGCTGACCCACGGCGATATGGATCAGGTCTACGCCCGCGCCGCCGACATGCTCATGGCCCGGCGCCTGCACTGCGCCAGCCTGACCCCCGCGCGGCTGGCCGCCGAACTGGGCATCTCCGAACGCCACCTGTTCCGCGTGCTGGCGGATACCGGGCAACGCTTTGGCCCCAGGCTGCGTCAGCAGCGCCTGGCTGCAGCGGCAGCCGACCTGGCTGATCCGTTGCAGGCACACCGCAGTGTGCTCGATATCGCCGTGGCACAAGGCTTCGTCAACCAGAGTCACTTCTCCCGCGCCTTCCGCGACACCTATGGCTGCGCCCCCGGTGTCTGGCGCACACGCCGCCACCCCACCATGTCAGTCTGA
- a CDS encoding DUF1566 domain-containing protein, whose translation MTTRRFAVTWLLAALFLAAGCGGSSSATPSYTLLYLAADDGEVQGPAEQTVRRGDDGAPVTAVADPGYRFTEWSDGNTDATRQDMAVETDIEVTAHFAAMTVPTDLEADALGYDGQVHLDWAPVPQGASYHIYVASEPIHDIADIGTLADHNRHTVDAPPAHVRGLQNGREYYFVVTHVDGDNESLPGNQASATPFFAPVGGLPGTGVPACTADGERDLPCPVADFPGQDAEFGRMAAALDGTLLKSGDGPDAFDFSRICHNGDAAGQGDCPPEPALGPAADQWGCTRDNVTGLLWEAKINHSGALRHQGNTYTWHDPDTATNGGDAGAIDGGDCSGSACDTHAFAAAVNQDGLCGQQNWRLPSMHELHAIQARTPQPAGGSPLPGEHFPNVPRSALWSATSSAATPSRAWLLSFLSSTTYDRDKDGARAVMLVSGQAVDGPLDEAGFTVSDDTALHQRTGQHWRRCAAGQTFDNGDCLGTAERFTWQAALAYADSVDGWRLPNIQELFSIIDKQRATPALDTSVFRSGLSNGAFWSATPDLGSSNSAWVVGIRSGQTNRYSTTSDTQRYVVLVRED comes from the coding sequence ATGACAACAAGACGTTTTGCCGTAACGTGGCTGCTTGCTGCGCTGTTTCTTGCTGCCGGCTGCGGAGGCAGTAGCAGCGCCACGCCCAGCTACACACTGCTCTACCTGGCTGCCGACGACGGCGAAGTACAAGGCCCCGCCGAGCAGACCGTACGACGCGGTGATGATGGCGCGCCCGTCACTGCGGTGGCGGACCCGGGCTACCGCTTTACCGAATGGTCCGACGGCAACACCGACGCCACGCGCCAGGACATGGCCGTTGAGACCGACATCGAGGTGACCGCCCACTTCGCTGCAATGACGGTGCCCACCGATCTTGAGGCCGACGCCCTGGGCTACGACGGGCAGGTACACCTTGACTGGGCCCCCGTGCCGCAGGGCGCCAGTTATCACATCTATGTGGCCAGCGAGCCCATTCACGACATCGCCGACATTGGCACACTCGCCGATCACAACCGCCACACCGTGGACGCACCGCCCGCCCATGTGCGCGGCTTGCAGAACGGCCGCGAATATTATTTTGTGGTCACCCACGTGGACGGCGACAACGAAAGCCTGCCCGGCAACCAAGCCAGCGCCACGCCTTTCTTTGCCCCGGTGGGCGGATTGCCCGGCACCGGCGTGCCGGCCTGCACCGCCGACGGCGAACGCGACCTGCCATGCCCGGTGGCCGACTTCCCCGGCCAGGACGCTGAATTCGGCCGCATGGCCGCAGCACTGGACGGCACCCTGCTAAAAAGCGGCGACGGCCCGGACGCCTTCGACTTCAGCCGCATCTGCCACAACGGCGATGCCGCCGGGCAGGGCGATTGCCCACCCGAACCCGCCCTGGGCCCCGCCGCTGATCAATGGGGTTGCACCCGCGACAACGTCACCGGCCTGCTCTGGGAAGCGAAAATCAACCACAGCGGCGCCCTGCGTCACCAGGGCAACACCTACACCTGGCATGACCCCGACACTGCCACCAACGGCGGCGATGCCGGCGCGATCGATGGCGGCGACTGCAGCGGCAGCGCCTGCGACACCCACGCCTTCGCTGCCGCGGTCAATCAGGACGGCCTGTGCGGCCAACAGAACTGGCGCCTGCCGTCCATGCACGAACTGCACGCCATTCAGGCGCGCACACCGCAACCTGCAGGCGGCAGCCCACTGCCCGGCGAGCACTTCCCCAATGTGCCCCGCAGCGCCCTGTGGAGCGCCACCTCATCCGCCGCCACGCCGTCCCGCGCCTGGCTCTTGTCGTTCCTGTCCAGCACCACCTATGACCGAGACAAAGACGGCGCACGCGCCGTGATGCTGGTCAGCGGCCAGGCCGTGGACGGCCCCCTGGACGAAGCCGGGTTTACCGTCTCCGACGACACCGCGCTGCACCAACGCACCGGGCAACACTGGCGCCGCTGCGCCGCCGGGCAAACCTTCGACAACGGCGACTGCCTCGGCACCGCAGAGCGCTTCACCTGGCAGGCCGCACTGGCCTATGCCGACAGCGTCGACGGCTGGCGCCTGCCGAACATCCAGGAACTGTTCTCCATCATCGACAAACAACGCGCCACCCCGGCCCTGGACACCAGCGTCTTCCGCAGCGGCCTGAGCAACGGCGCATTCTGGAGCGCGACCCCCGACCTCGGCAGCAGCAACTCCGCCTGGGTAGTGGGTATTCGCAGCGGGCAGACCAACCGCTACAGCACGACCAGTGATACGCAGCGTTATGTGGTGTTGGTGAGGGAGGATTGA
- a CDS encoding CopG family ribbon-helix-helix protein produces MPETTTITIRLPLELKTQLDHLAGATNRSKSLLAAEAIRNFIELNEWRVRELQDAVQEAAAGDFAAPEEVSTVLAKWGE; encoded by the coding sequence ATGCCTGAAACGACCACCATCACCATCCGACTGCCGCTCGAACTCAAGACGCAGCTGGATCACCTTGCCGGCGCCACTAACCGAAGCAAGTCGTTGCTGGCTGCCGAGGCCATCCGCAATTTCATCGAACTGAACGAATGGCGGGTGCGAGAACTGCAAGATGCTGTGCAGGAGGCCGCTGCTGGTGACTTCGCGGCCCCGGAAGAGGTGAGCACGGTGCTGGCCAAATGGGGTGAATAA
- a CDS encoding ImmA/IrrE family metallo-endopeptidase, which produces MTENAERPYSEARRLHKELWSRRFELLGSEPSSPIELLEPELVCQVLGVRYLELPDIPNHFPGSNPKFQIAGLLDRQAGKIAVSAEFPLKTMRFTAMHEVGHWCMHEQNVMHRDRAVDGDVLVRPQRNHMEREADKFAAFFLIPENLLRNAFQHTFGVVAPIRFCNNLAYALKPEDPEALLYCDADSLQRELAIARCESLGNRRFVSLADQFKVSVNAMAIRLKETGLVAWP; this is translated from the coding sequence ATGACTGAAAACGCAGAAAGGCCCTACAGCGAAGCAAGGCGGCTTCATAAAGAACTCTGGTCCAGGCGCTTTGAGCTTCTGGGGAGCGAGCCCTCATCTCCGATTGAGCTTCTGGAGCCTGAACTTGTGTGTCAGGTGCTAGGCGTTCGTTATCTTGAACTGCCGGACATCCCGAACCACTTCCCGGGAAGTAACCCCAAGTTCCAGATAGCGGGCTTGCTGGATCGGCAAGCCGGGAAGATAGCGGTTTCGGCGGAGTTTCCCCTAAAGACCATGCGTTTTACCGCGATGCATGAAGTGGGGCATTGGTGCATGCATGAACAAAATGTCATGCATCGAGACCGGGCTGTAGATGGTGATGTCTTAGTGAGGCCACAGCGTAACCACATGGAGCGTGAAGCGGACAAATTTGCCGCTTTCTTCTTGATTCCAGAGAACCTACTTCGCAATGCCTTTCAGCATACATTTGGCGTCGTTGCTCCAATAAGATTCTGCAATAACCTGGCGTATGCGCTAAAGCCAGAGGATCCAGAGGCGTTGCTTTATTGTGACGCCGATTCGCTACAACGAGAGCTTGCAATTGCGAGGTGTGAATCACTCGGTAATCGACGGTTTGTATCATTGGCTGATCAGTTCAAGGTATCAGTTAACGCAATGGCGATCAGGCTCAAGGAAACGGGTTTAGTAGCTTGGCCTTAA
- a CDS encoding nucleotidyltransferase family protein: MNRAQTLRLLRDHMPTLAGEYDVRSLALFGSMSRDEAREGSDIDILVSFDGPATSARYFGVQFYLEDLLGHPVDLVTEKALRPELKPYIERDALRI, from the coding sequence ATGAACAGAGCTCAGACCCTGCGACTACTGCGGGACCATATGCCAACCCTGGCTGGCGAATATGATGTTCGCTCTCTGGCGCTGTTTGGCTCAATGTCTCGTGATGAAGCCCGCGAGGGTAGCGATATAGACATCCTTGTCAGCTTTGACGGCCCGGCCACATCGGCTCGCTATTTCGGGGTCCAGTTTTATCTGGAGGACCTGCTGGGTCATCCCGTGGATCTGGTCACGGAGAAAGCACTCCGCCCTGAACTCAAGCCCTATATCGAGCGAGATGCGCTGCGTATCTGA
- a CDS encoding alkane 1-monooxygenase — protein MLENIDPNTMMRIKKWGFLLFWLAVLPVLPLAAYMGRESGTQDYWAWLIYFTVFGIVPVLDYIVGKDPSNPDEHTDVPAMTRERLYRVFPFILGAVWLAVLYFAGHIFATNDYSLLGQAGWILSIGTVGGAIGIVLAHELVHKDAKIESGFGGLLLASVCYAGFKVEHIRGHHVFVATPNDGASAKFNQSVWHFLPRALAHNFLTAWQLEAQRLKRQGKHPVSVHNELIWWYAISGLFALSFFLLWGWQGAVFFLLVGLVAGSTLEVINYVEHYGLHRRILDNGKYERVTPAHSWNSNYFLTNLALFQLQRHSDHHAYGKRRYQVLRHYEDSPQLPGGYAAMYVLALIPPLWKKVMNPRVEAYYQGEMDQLFRERPRINNIVA, from the coding sequence ATGCTTGAGAATATCGACCCCAACACCATGATGCGCATCAAGAAGTGGGGCTTCCTGCTGTTCTGGCTGGCAGTCCTGCCCGTACTGCCGCTGGCGGCCTATATGGGCCGCGAGTCCGGCACTCAGGACTACTGGGCCTGGCTGATCTACTTCACCGTGTTTGGCATTGTCCCGGTGCTGGACTACATCGTTGGCAAAGACCCGAGCAACCCGGACGAACACACCGATGTGCCTGCCATGACCCGGGAACGCCTCTACCGCGTGTTCCCGTTTATTCTGGGGGCGGTCTGGCTGGCGGTGCTGTATTTCGCCGGGCATATCTTTGCCACCAACGACTACTCCCTGCTGGGCCAGGCCGGCTGGATTCTCTCGATCGGCACCGTGGGTGGCGCCATCGGCATCGTGCTGGCCCATGAGCTGGTCCACAAAGACGCGAAAATCGAGAGCGGCTTCGGCGGCCTGCTGCTCGCCAGCGTCTGCTATGCCGGTTTCAAGGTGGAGCATATTCGTGGCCACCATGTGTTTGTGGCCACCCCGAACGACGGCGCCTCCGCCAAATTCAACCAGAGTGTCTGGCACTTTCTGCCGCGCGCCCTGGCGCACAACTTCCTGACCGCCTGGCAACTGGAAGCCCAGCGCCTCAAGCGCCAAGGCAAGCATCCCGTGAGCGTGCACAACGAACTGATCTGGTGGTACGCCATCAGCGGCCTGTTCGCACTGTCCTTCTTCCTGCTCTGGGGCTGGCAGGGCGCCGTCTTCTTCCTGCTGGTGGGCCTGGTGGCCGGCAGCACCCTGGAAGTGATCAACTACGTCGAACACTACGGCCTGCACCGCCGCATACTGGACAACGGCAAATACGAACGCGTTACCCCGGCACACAGCTGGAACTCCAACTACTTCCTCACCAACCTGGCCCTGTTCCAGCTGCAACGCCACAGCGACCACCACGCCTACGGCAAACGCCGCTATCAGGTACTGCGCCACTACGAAGACAGCCCACAACTGCCCGGCGGCTACGCCGCCATGTATGTGCTGGCCCTGATCCCACCCCTGTGGAAGAAGGTGATGAACCCCCGCGTAGAGGCCTACTACCAGGGCGAAATGGACCAACTGTTCCGCGAACGGCCGAGAATCAACAATATTGTTGCCTGA
- a CDS encoding 3'-5' exonuclease: MAKVIPQLNTLRNMTSGERRLGQRLELLLEDDYTIWYDIPVGRRRRYPDFIILHPARGLLFLEVKDWKLDALKRITPQDAEIHTSQGLKIVSNPLEQVRQCAHVAVNQLQRDEQLRQQGGRFHGRLCFPYGYGVVFPNITRKQWDEAISEQDQELVLPPHRLICRDEMIATVDPEVFQSRLWGMFEYAFGDKLSLPQIDRIRWNLFPEVRINAPQQDLFAINTEDDTPIASYSIPDIVRVMDLQQEQLARSMGDGHRVVHGVAGSGKTLILGYRCLHLAQAVNKPILVLCFNITLAAKLRSFIAEKGVGDKVQVHHFHEWCGLQLQTYNVNLRPGNGEEYWERQVSTVIQAVDKGHIPRAQYSAVMIDEGHDFEQEWLKLIVQMIDPDTNSLLLLYDDAQSIYKKRSNLKFPLSSAGIQARGRTTILKLNYRNTREILSFAYDFAKDFLQAQDADEDHIPLIAPEVAGSSGPAPQFRKFDNFNDEAHYIARCIRKWHLQGHSLDDIAVIYGHHRQAEILQRALMNNDIPCAWLRSTADKKRYNTNADRVTLLTRQSSKGLEFDTVVLAGLGGLKDDEENLEWEVRLLYVGMTRARQQLLLTGSGENWFVGRLDMTYNEI; encoded by the coding sequence ATGGCCAAGGTCATCCCGCAACTCAACACGCTCCGCAACATGACTTCAGGCGAACGCCGCTTGGGGCAGCGCTTGGAGTTGCTGTTGGAGGATGACTACACTATCTGGTACGACATCCCGGTTGGCCGTCGGCGGCGCTATCCGGATTTCATCATCCTGCACCCCGCCCGGGGCCTGCTGTTCCTGGAAGTGAAAGACTGGAAGCTCGACGCCCTCAAGCGCATTACCCCGCAAGACGCCGAAATACATACCTCTCAAGGCCTGAAGATCGTCAGCAACCCTCTGGAGCAGGTACGTCAGTGCGCCCATGTGGCAGTGAACCAGCTTCAGCGTGACGAGCAGCTTAGGCAACAGGGCGGGCGCTTCCATGGTCGGCTGTGCTTCCCCTACGGCTACGGTGTGGTGTTCCCGAATATCACCCGCAAGCAATGGGATGAGGCGATCAGCGAGCAAGACCAAGAGCTGGTGCTGCCGCCTCATCGCCTGATCTGCCGTGATGAAATGATCGCCACCGTCGATCCTGAGGTCTTTCAGTCCCGGCTGTGGGGCATGTTCGAGTATGCCTTTGGCGACAAGCTGTCCTTGCCGCAGATTGATCGCATCCGCTGGAACCTGTTTCCGGAGGTGCGCATCAACGCGCCGCAGCAGGACTTGTTTGCCATTAATACGGAAGATGACACCCCGATAGCCAGCTATAGCATTCCGGATATCGTCCGCGTGATGGATCTGCAACAGGAGCAGCTGGCCCGCAGCATGGGCGACGGCCACCGCGTGGTGCATGGCGTGGCCGGGTCCGGCAAGACCCTGATTCTGGGCTACCGCTGTCTGCATCTGGCCCAGGCCGTCAACAAACCTATTCTGGTGCTGTGCTTCAACATCACCCTGGCGGCCAAGCTGCGCAGCTTTATTGCTGAAAAGGGTGTTGGCGATAAAGTACAGGTGCATCACTTCCACGAATGGTGCGGCCTGCAACTCCAAACCTACAACGTGAACCTGCGGCCAGGGAACGGCGAAGAATACTGGGAACGGCAGGTGAGCACCGTCATACAAGCAGTGGATAAAGGCCATATCCCCCGCGCCCAGTACAGCGCCGTGATGATCGATGAAGGCCACGACTTCGAGCAGGAATGGCTCAAGCTCATCGTGCAGATGATTGACCCGGACACCAATTCCTTGCTGCTGCTCTATGATGACGCCCAATCCATCTATAAAAAGCGGAGCAACCTGAAGTTCCCGCTCTCCAGCGCGGGCATCCAGGCCCGAGGCCGCACCACCATCCTCAAGCTGAACTACCGCAACACGCGCGAAATCCTCAGCTTCGCCTACGACTTTGCCAAAGACTTCCTGCAAGCCCAGGATGCGGATGAAGACCACATCCCCCTGATCGCCCCGGAGGTGGCCGGCAGCAGCGGCCCGGCACCCCAATTCCGCAAGTTCGACAACTTCAACGACGAAGCCCACTACATCGCCCGCTGCATCCGCAAATGGCACCTGCAAGGCCACTCACTGGACGATATCGCCGTGATCTACGGCCACCACCGACAGGCCGAGATCCTGCAGCGCGCGCTGATGAACAATGATATCCCCTGCGCCTGGCTGAGAAGCACCGCTGACAAGAAGCGTTATAACACCAATGCCGACAGGGTGACCCTGCTAACGCGACAAAGCAGCAAAGGACTGGAATTCGATACTGTGGTGTTGGCAGGCCTGGGCGGCTTGAAAGATGACGAAGAGAATCTGGAGTGGGAGGTGCGCCTGTTGTATGTGGGCATGACGCGGGCGAGGCAGCAGCTTTTACTGACAGGGAGTGGTGAGAACTGGTTTGTGGGGCGCCTGGATATGACCTATAACGAGATATGA
- the fadA gene encoding acetyl-CoA C-acyltransferase FadA: MSLNPRDVVIVDAVRTPMGKSKNGQYRNVRAEKLSALLIEALKQRNPNWNTAETEDVIWGCVNQTLEQGMNIARNIAILADLPRTTAAQTVNRLCGSSMQALHMAAQSIMTGNGDVFVVGGVEHMGHVGMMHGIDLNPEASKYVAKASNMMGLTAEMLGRMHGISREMQDEFGVRSHKLAWEATVEGRWKNEIVPIEGHDANGFKVLCEIDEVIRKDASLEGMQSLKPVFDPRSGTVTAGTSSALSDGASALLVMSAERAQALGLKPRAKIRAMAVAGCDAAIMGYGPVPATQKALKRAGLTMDDIDYVELNEAFAAQSLPVAKDLKLLDKVDQKVNLNGGAIALGHPLGCSGARITGTLLNVMEWKGGTLGLATMCIGLGQGIATVIERV, encoded by the coding sequence ATGAGTCTGAACCCGAGAGACGTTGTCATCGTAGATGCTGTCCGCACCCCGATGGGCAAGTCGAAAAATGGCCAGTACCGCAACGTGCGCGCCGAGAAGCTGTCAGCCCTGCTGATCGAAGCCCTGAAGCAGCGCAACCCGAACTGGAACACCGCCGAAACTGAAGATGTGATCTGGGGCTGCGTTAACCAGACCCTGGAACAGGGCATGAACATCGCCCGTAACATCGCCATTCTGGCAGACCTGCCGCGCACCACCGCCGCGCAAACCGTGAACCGTCTGTGTGGTTCCTCCATGCAGGCCCTGCACATGGCGGCGCAGTCCATCATGACCGGCAACGGCGACGTATTTGTGGTCGGCGGCGTGGAGCACATGGGCCACGTGGGCATGATGCACGGCATCGACCTGAACCCCGAAGCCTCCAAGTACGTGGCCAAGGCCTCCAACATGATGGGCCTGACCGCCGAAATGCTCGGCCGCATGCACGGCATCAGCCGTGAAATGCAGGACGAGTTCGGCGTGCGCTCCCACAAGCTGGCCTGGGAAGCGACCGTGGAAGGCCGCTGGAAGAACGAGATCGTGCCGATCGAAGGCCACGACGCCAACGGCTTCAAAGTGCTGTGTGAAATCGACGAAGTGATCCGCAAGGACGCCTCGCTGGAAGGCATGCAGAGCCTGAAGCCCGTGTTCGACCCGCGCAGCGGCACCGTGACCGCCGGCACCTCCTCCGCCCTGTCGGACGGCGCCTCGGCCCTGCTGGTGATGAGCGCCGAACGCGCCCAGGCCCTGGGCCTGAAACCGCGTGCCAAGATCCGCGCCATGGCCGTAGCAGGCTGCGACGCCGCCATCATGGGCTACGGCCCGGTACCGGCGACGCAGAAAGCCCTGAAGCGCGCAGGCCTGACCATGGACGACATCGACTACGTTGAACTGAACGAAGCCTTTGCCGCCCAGTCCCTGCCGGTCGCCAAGGACCTGAAGCTGCTCGACAAAGTGGACCAGAAGGTGAACCTGAACGGCGGCGCTATCGCCCTGGGCCACCCGCTGGGCTGCTCCGGCGCGCGCATCACCGGCACGCTGCTGAACGTGATGGAGTGGAAAGGTGGCACCCTGGGCCTGGCGACCATGTGTATTGGTCTGGGTCAGGGGATTGCTACGGTGATTGAGCGGGTTTGA
- the fadB gene encoding fatty acid oxidation complex subunit alpha FadB, which yields MIYSGKAVSAQLLDDGIAELKFDLQGESVNKFNRETIEDLGKAVEALKGDSSIKGVVVTSAKGVFIVGADITEFTDMFKQTEEEIAGWCLKANEVFTAFEDLPVPTVCAINGIALGGGLEMALTCDFRVMSTDAQVGLPEVKLGLYPGFGGTVRLPRLIGVDNAVEWIAAGGQHKPEKALKDGVVDAVVAPDALRDAAIALVKECLAGKIDHQAKRNEKLVALKLPPLESMMAFQTSSAFVAQQAGKNYPAPMAAVNVMQQHAGMTRDKALEAEAKGFGKVAKTSQATALVGLFLADQAVKKANGAHIKKGAADINQAAVLGAGIMGGGIAYQSALKGTPIIMKDIADKALDLGMSEASKLLTKRVERKKMDAAKMAKTLSAIRPTLNYGDFGNVDVVVEAVVENEKIKQSVLAETEGHLKDDAVLASNTSTISITRLATALKKPENFAGMHFFNPVSMMPLVEIIRGEKTSDATIATLVKYAQKMGKNPIVVNDCPGFLVNRVLFPYFGGFGMLMRDGADFQAVDKVMEKFGWPMGPAYLMDVVGIDTGVHAAQVMAEGFPERMQYDFKDVSTVMYENKRYGQKNGVGFYKYEEDKKGKPKKVVDESTYELIKPHVAERQEFDAEEIIARMMIPLCTETVRCLEDNIVGSAAEADMAMIYGIGFPPFRGGPLRHIDSIGAKAFVELCDKYAHLGGIYEAPQMLKDMAAKGESFFA from the coding sequence ATGATCTATTCAGGCAAGGCCGTCAGCGCCCAGCTTCTGGATGACGGTATCGCCGAGCTGAAGTTCGATCTTCAGGGCGAGTCCGTCAACAAGTTCAATCGCGAGACCATCGAAGATCTCGGCAAGGCCGTCGAGGCCCTGAAAGGCGACAGCAGCATCAAGGGTGTGGTCGTGACGTCCGCCAAAGGCGTATTTATCGTCGGCGCCGACATCACCGAATTCACCGACATGTTCAAACAGACCGAAGAGGAAATCGCTGGCTGGTGCCTGAAGGCCAACGAAGTCTTCACTGCCTTTGAAGACCTGCCCGTGCCCACCGTGTGCGCCATCAACGGCATCGCCCTGGGCGGCGGCCTGGAAATGGCGCTGACCTGCGACTTCCGCGTGATGAGCACCGACGCCCAAGTCGGCCTGCCGGAAGTGAAGCTGGGCCTGTACCCGGGCTTCGGCGGCACCGTGCGCCTGCCGCGCCTGATCGGTGTGGACAACGCCGTGGAGTGGATTGCCGCTGGCGGCCAGCACAAACCGGAAAAAGCCCTGAAAGACGGCGTAGTTGACGCCGTAGTAGCCCCCGACGCCCTGCGTGATGCCGCCATCGCGCTGGTGAAGGAATGCCTGGCCGGCAAGATCGATCATCAGGCCAAGCGCAACGAAAAGCTGGTCGCACTGAAACTGCCGCCGCTGGAAAGCATGATGGCCTTCCAGACCTCCAGCGCCTTTGTGGCCCAGCAAGCGGGCAAGAACTACCCCGCGCCGATGGCCGCCGTGAACGTGATGCAGCAGCACGCTGGCATGACCCGCGACAAGGCCCTGGAAGCCGAAGCCAAAGGCTTCGGTAAAGTCGCCAAGACCTCCCAGGCGACAGCACTGGTCGGCCTGTTCCTGGCCGACCAGGCCGTGAAGAAAGCCAACGGCGCGCACATCAAGAAAGGCGCCGCTGACATCAACCAGGCCGCCGTACTCGGCGCGGGCATCATGGGTGGCGGCATCGCCTACCAGAGCGCCCTGAAAGGCACCCCGATCATCATGAAGGACATTGCCGACAAGGCACTGGACCTGGGCATGAGCGAAGCCTCCAAGCTGCTGACCAAGCGCGTTGAGCGCAAGAAGATGGACGCAGCAAAGATGGCCAAGACCCTGTCTGCCATTCGCCCGACCCTGAACTACGGCGACTTCGGCAACGTGGACGTTGTGGTGGAAGCGGTTGTTGAAAACGAAAAGATCAAGCAGTCCGTGCTGGCCGAAACCGAAGGCCACCTGAAAGATGACGCGGTGCTGGCCTCCAACACCTCCACCATTTCCATCACCCGCCTGGCCACCGCCCTGAAGAAGCCGGAAAACTTTGCCGGCATGCACTTCTTCAACCCGGTGAGCATGATGCCCCTGGTGGAAATCATCCGCGGCGAAAAAACCTCTGACGCCACCATCGCTACCCTGGTGAAGTACGCGCAGAAGATGGGCAAGAATCCCATCGTGGTCAACGACTGCCCCGGCTTCCTGGTGAACCGCGTGCTGTTCCCCTACTTCGGCGGCTTCGGCATGCTGATGCGCGACGGCGCCGACTTCCAGGCCGTGGACAAAGTGATGGAGAAATTCGGCTGGCCCATGGGCCCGGCCTACCTGATGGACGTGGTCGGCATCGACACCGGCGTGCACGCTGCGCAAGTGATGGCCGAAGGCTTCCCGGAGCGTATGCAGTACGACTTCAAGGATGTCTCCACCGTGATGTACGAGAACAAGCGCTACGGCCAGAAGAACGGCGTGGGCTTCTACAAGTACGAAGAAGACAAGAAGGGCAAGCCGAAGAAAGTGGTCGACGAGAGCACTTACGAGCTGATCAAGCCGCACGTGGCCGAGCGCCAGGAATTCGATGCCGAGGAGATCATTGCCCGCATGATGATTCCCCTGTGCACCGAGACCGTGCGCTGCCTGGAAGACAACATCGTTGGCTCCGCCGCCGAAGCAGACATGGCCATGATCTATGGCATTGGTTTCCCCCCGTTCCGCGGTGGGCCGCTGCGCCACATTGATTCCATTGGCGCCAAGGCATTCGTCGAACTGTGCGACAAGTACGCACACCTGGGCGGCATCTACGAAGCACCGCAGATGCTCAAAGATATGGCCGCCAAGGGCGAGAGCTTCTTCGCCTGA